TCCAACATCTTTAGACAAGGCAGAAGCAGTTACATAGCCACCATATGACCATCCCCAAATAGCAGTTCTTGATGAGTCAATAAACTGGAACGATTTTTGGAGGGCTCTGTAAAAGTAAAGCACAGAAAATTACACATGAGGGGCTTGAAagaaacattatataaaatataggaaattctttaaacatttataaaagtTCCATTTAGTAAATTTGGCACTTACGAGGTGACAGCAATTTGATCTTCTACTTCAGCTGTTCCCAATCCATAATATAAAGCATGGAGGAGCTTATCCCCAGAATATCCAGATCCACGTCCATCAATTGAAGTATATATGATATCCCTCTCAGAAGCCAAATAATCACCCCAGTCAATTCTAAATTTATCACTCACAAGCTGAGAACCTGGGCCGCCATACCTACAACAGAATTTGTACATTCTTACCATGTAAatattttcaaacactggaaaaattaatatacagtataataaatattaaatggcattatattaaaaaatgagcATAATTTACAGATTTTCAAAACATAATGTAACCAAAACATATGGAATTACTTACACATAAACAAGCATGGGGTAAGTCTGGAAGAGAGTAGGATTATACTTTGGAGGGAGTTTCATGGAAACTTGAGCTTTATGACCACCTTCAATATCAATTTCTAGACGCTTTTCAAGAGGTAAAGATCTGTCTAAGAGGCGATCACGAATCTGAAAAATATTAAACACTCCACATAATTGAGATTCAAGTGTCATTTCAGTTTAATTTGcattaaatatctaaaatatttaggACACTACTCCATtatgatatacatttataaaCTGTCATGAGAGTAAAGGATAAATTTCATACATCTTGATTATCTTCAAGTAGCATAAGTCTAGAGTGATCAGAAGTCTTATGGAGAGTAACTTGAGGGATTCCAGGACCGCTGCAGGTTAATACATAGTACTGGCTCTCTTTGCTGAAATCTGCACTGTTGTAGTTGCATTCCTcctaaaaaccaataaaaaaaatcaaatttaattgACTGGCACTGTACCTTAAAAACTTAATTGTCACTTTATTTTCAGTACAGTATATCCTATGACCTACTTAAAGTTCAAAAatctattatatttacaatattaaagTAAAAAGTGTCCCTAAGGGTATTAACTGGTCAATGTAATGGAGGAGAAAAGATTAGTTCTTAATTCCAAGccactctttctttttcttttgttgtccACCACTGGCCACACTTTTACAATCTTTTCTTATTCACTATAAATGTAAAAAGCTGAGAAGGTAGGGAATGTTGAGATCTCGAGTAAAGTTAAATTGAACCCTTGCTACCTGGTCTGGGCCAGCATTTAGTATTTCCTGGACTGCTTCCTATCTCTGTGTAAGTCGTACTGCATTACATTTGTGTGAAAAAGTTTTATCCACAACTTATTAAAGCAAAATATTGCTATTTTTAACTATTAAACATTACAATGTGAGTGAATATTTTAGAGGCCCCTAGTAATCTTATCAAAAAGTtagtcaaagaaataaaaaatctgcATCAATATTAGGGTATAGTACTATCAAGGTCACCAATATACatagctatttattttttaaaaaacaattccAGTTTCCTCTTTGAAAGTTGAACACATTGCTTACATGGTTCACAAGTCTCATAATAAAAGAtatctaaatattaaaatttgatatgaaagatCAAACACATAAATTGTATGTcataacatactacatatatgGAAACCAAACACCCTTTCAGATTCATGATACTATTTTGGTTGATTTTTCAAAATTCTCTGAATCTAGCTAGCTTGGCTTTTCACCAAAAATATAACTGGACAGttaacaaaatacacagtaaaactaataataaaaaaattcttggtgAAGAAAAATGCAAGAGCAAACTTTACATGTGCgtatatgtaaaataatttttagtatATACAATAATCCCTTACCTCAACAGACCTCAGCACATCAGACTTGTACCTATCAGCATCATTATGGCAATTTCTTATACTAGCATGTTTTCAGACACCAAGCACATTGCTGATAAATCTCTTAGACTGAATGACACAGTATGTAAATTTCTGCTCAGTTTAGGCATATTGAATACTGTTAGCTGGGGGGTATCTTAAGTGTTCAAGTGTACACTATACTAGAGGATTTTTTCCTATTAGATTTTGTTGCTCAGAATGCTAGAACACTTAGCATCTGATGATTTAAAGGACTTCACAGAAgttatatttatcattaatttcagaCACTACCTCAAAACCTATTGTGAAATACAACTTGCAACAAGTTTTTGAACTGAATTACAAAATAATGGCTTTTAACCTCTGAACTTGAGCACAGCTGTTAATTATTAGTTGTTCATACATGAACAAACCTTAAGTCTTAACAATACAATCATttttagtgcctagctggatcatGTAAAGTTTGGTAACTTTCAAAGTCATGAGATTCAATTACAATACTGTAAGTATATAACAAAATTtttcactccttttttttctttgattttttttattacctactaCTGTACTTGGACACTATTGAGTATTTGgtataaattatgaatataagtATAATTAATGGGCAAGATAACTTTTTCCACAAGTTCAGATGACATTATACTACTTGGCAATTGATACTAAATCAAGAAGACTTAAAtagttaagagagaaaaaaaagattaaataaccTCTCAAACCTTGAATGCAGATGATGCTTTGCTTCTTAGACAAGCAGTTTTGATAAAGTTAATATCTACAGTTTGTCCAACCCATCATGTTGACCAAAATATAATATAGTGCAGTATAAGAAAAACCAAGCTATAAACTATTTAAAGAAAAACCATATTACTAACTCACTTGGTATCTGCAGTTCTTATTTATCATAAAACCAAAGCTGTGATAAggaaaactttactttgtttactatgtaaaattactatttgaGATATGATGCTCATTCTGCTCTCATTTAAAACATAATAGTATTCAGTCTACTGAGGTatactgtaaacaaaaacaaccaaTCGAAGTcacaatataaaaatgaagaaacaaatactATCAGGAGTGTGCCTCAACAGCAGGATTAGATTTTGGAGGGCATATCAAAGCATCTCGTGTTCCAAAGTCTTAACTTTTCCCCCAAACATCAAAAGCATTGCCATTTAAAATCAACATGgactgaaaaaaattatacaaaaataagcAATTACCTCCAGCTTAAGTTTCATATATCCCTCATACTTACACCAAAATCATTTTTGAAACCACATGTAATACAGTATGCTTGTTTCGGCTGTGAACTTTCAAGGTCTCCAACATAATAGATGTGACGTTGTCCAGGTTTACCAGATGGTGCAGCAGTAAAGTACCTGCACATTTGAATGGAATTTTACAGATTCCTCCTTAAACATCtacataatttaaatatatttcacacCACTACCGATTTGTATTATGGAAAGggaagataaatataaatatatatttatatatataatatatatatatagtatatatatatatatatatatatatatatatatatatatataatatatatatatatatattatatagatatatatatatatatatatatatcctatatatactatatataatatatataatatatatatatatatatatataatatatatataatatatatatatatatatatatatatatatatatatatatatatatatactatatatatatatatatttatatatatatatatatatatatattatatatatcctatatattaatatatatatatatatatatatatattatatatatatatatatatatatatatatattatatatatatatatatatatatatatatatatatatattatatatatatatatatatatatatatatatatatatatatatatatatatagataatatattatatatattaatatctataatcttatatcatatatatatatataataatatatatatatatatatttatatatataataaatattaatatatatataaatatatatatatataatatataataattaatatatttataatatctatttttatctataatatctatataattttattatttatattaatatatattatatatactatatctggttaaatatatttttatatatatattaatatatatcatattattattataatatatatataaaaataaatatatataaaatattttattataattaataaatattatataaaaaatatataatatattatatataatatttctatagatctaatatatatattaatatatatatattatatatatatatatatatatatagataaatttattattatatatataatatatatatatatatctatagatatatatattatattataacataataatatatataatatttatatatatatatatagtatatataataatatatatataataataattattataatatatttttataatatatatattattatatatatattttatatatatatatatatatatatataaatcatatataattatatatatcaataatttatatatataatagaaatatttatttatatatttatatatatatatatatatagtatataattataaataatttaatatttatatatatatttatatatatatatattatatatatataatatataggtaaataaattTACTAATTTATGATAGTTTCAACTTATGTAGGGCTGTAAATATTATCCAAAGCCCAAGATCTGTAATAGTAATACACATAGCATGCAGAATGTACTGTTAATAGTATACACCAGTATCTATATCTAACATTTTACAATCCATTTCAAGTTTAATTTTTCATATCACAAATTCAACAGCATGAATATCTCACATTCAATTTCCTAATACTTACACAACATGATTCTTCTGATCCCAAGAGAGTATCTCAACTACTTCATAAGTCCCTGTTGTCAGGGGTGTTAATGTTTTATCAGAAGACCGACGTAGGTTGATGTGCTAAAACAGATGTGCAAATCTTGTCAGGAAAATATTTACTGAGACATTAAATGCCTCAAACAAATTAAGGGTAACAGTAATCATTCTCACAAAACCTTGTATAGTAGTAACAATCATAATGTAGGTAATGTAGAATGCATAAAAATATCATCATTCAGTTAttctatatatgaaatttgtttaattttcaaattattttcatatggtTTACCACTAATCACATGGtgcattttttaaaatagaaaaatgaacacTAACCTTAAAATGTCCTTTATCAGCCTGATGAGTTGGTAGAATAATGAGATATGTATTCCCTCCATTGTCATCAAATTCAGGAGCAGTGTAAAGGTCATTCCAGGATTTATCAGGGGATTCATGAACAAGATCATCTGTGCACACACCAGTGTCTGCATTGCATATACTTAGTGTATCAACATTCTGTAATAAAAATGTAGCGATATTGTATAAAAGAAAAGGTTCCAAAACAGTTATCAAAGGAAGTAATACACAATAAACAATACAATTTACagataaaaacttttaaaattaatattcatgaaTTTTATGATTTCTCTACTTGTATTAATACAGAACAGAAAtgtaagaaaatttaattttagcaCAAAAACACTTTAAAGTAAATGCAACAtcaaaagttttcttcctgttgaATGAAACTTATCTTTTTGCAAATTGTATGTCACATGGGATATAGTAGACTATATTAACTAATTATGAACAACAGCTTCATTACATATATCTGTTTAAACATTTTCATGTTTTTGGCAAATGTGATCCTTATTATGATGattgttaaatgaaaaaatttgccTATAGTACTTATTTTACCTGGTGACGATTCATCCAGATTACAGACACAATATTGGGAGTTGCCCAACCAACTGTAGTAAAGTAATGATCGACAGTAGACAGTGATGATGGAGGTGAGAGACGGGTTACAGTATCACCACTTCCACTCACTAGCTTAGCTAGATCAACAACCCATAAATCAACCACAGGGTTAGCACGTCCAGGCTGAAAAAtagtggttattattatttttctaattaccatacgtacagtatataaattcctaaaagtaaattaaacaaCAGCATTTTGGTTTCTATGCCATAATATCATGAAACCAAATCATTGCTAAACAAAGCTAAATTGCAACACAATACAGTGTATCACTTTCTTTTATTAATGTCTTGCGAGACATAATCCACCACCTAACTGAAAAGggcatgataaaaatcatatatgatttAGTATACGTAAACAAAAGTCTACAGTTCTTGGAAGATCACTATATATCTAGGTTTGATTATTTCATGCCaaactttttataaataatgttttacTGAAATTCATAAAGTGTTTCTTCAAATGAAGTACTTGTGTAAAGTGATAAGCATATCAGAACTGAAAGAAGttgcataaacaaaaatcaaatcaaactgTACACCATCAGGTAGCCACGTTTCCCAAGCAGCACAAACCTGAATATCCTCTGGTATGTACGTAGTGAGTATCTGTACAGTATCCACAAATATTAAATCTAAggttaaacaaagaaaaactaaaatgttGTGTGTGCATGGATCAAACTTaatttacaaacaaaaaataacagaatTTCCACAATGAGCTTTGATTAAAAAATAGATTTACACTGCATATCTCATAAGAACAGGTAAACTATTTGCATTCATAGTCTATTACAATAATGTCTGGgattataaatattttacctaaatGCAGAGCATTTTCCCCAGTTCGTTAGTTTGTTAAAATCAAGATAAAAGTTAAAGTTTTCATGTAGTTTAACAAATATACTCAATTTCATAAGAAACTAATCTTATAATTCCCATAAATGTAACTGCACTACAAAGGTGAaagaaatttaaacaaattttgctaaaacaatatttataactgaaaaaaatattttcaatgcaaAATGTATTCCTAATGAGCAATAATACAAAGAAACTAATCCTTGTACAACAGCGTGTCAGGACTCAAACAAAATTTCTCTTAAGATGCTGGTGTTTATACCAAGAACTAAAGTACAGTAGATGGATACAAAAAATACCCATATAATCACATTATTAACAAAGCAACTAACGATTTAGTTAGTTTACTTTCAGAAAATAATACAGCTCTCCAGACAATAGTTCATGCAATCAGTAATATACAGTACCTACAACAGTCTCCAAGACAATAGTAGTTCATGCAGTCAGTAATGTCTACAACAGACTCAAGAGGAAACACCTGCCAGAGAGAGACAGGTCAATATATACCAGATGAGGCAATATTAGATTTCCAGCTCTGAATGATTGTAGTCATGACTTTCCTATGAAGTGGCTTTATGGTCAAATTTTACAACAGCATTTGTTTAAATTCATATATCTGTCTCATACAGGTCATTGTTTCAATTCATAAACCTATTTTAAAAGGGCCCCCAAATGCAATTGCCCTGCCAAGCCTCTAACTGTTTCTTAGCTGATAATGCCAAGTACCAATATTCCTTAATAATGAGAAAAGCCATTCCAACATCACTTATAActtactgtcaaatttccataATATTACAATTCAAATATGTAAATAGTAATGGTATACTATTGTGATAACGTAAAATTAAAAACCCATGAAAGTACTGCAATGAAATTCACGTACTGGACCTCAAATTTATTTGTAGGACATTTTTTAAAATGTCTCCCAAAGAATTAAACAGTGTCCAAAAATTTCTAGGCAAATAATGTTAAAATCCTTAtgaaataatcatcatcatcattacagtACATTTTCTTTACAGGACTCTATGTAATTAGTTTTCTCATAAAACAAATGGCATGAAATATAGAAACATACACTAGGCACACAACAGCTGTCACTAACTCACCTTGGGATACTTGATGGACTGCTGAATAGGGTACTGGAAAGCTAAGTCTCCAGGGCGACCATACAAGGGGAAGTTCATAGTATCTACATGAGAATCATTAAAGGTTGCAAAAGTAAGACGGCGGCTATTAGGACCGAACCATAAAGCAGAATTAGAACTCAAAATTtcctctgaaaagaaaaataataatagataacttAGCAGTGTCAGAGAGTATTCAGTTATATTTTgagaattatgttattatatattcactGAATGCTAAGATAGTAATGACTTCACATGCTTTgtaatgcataaaaaaaaggagTACCAGTTTAAATTACCTTCATAAACCCAATCTGGAATGCCATTGAAAATGCTTCCAATTTGTCCAGTATCAGTGAGCCTATACATTGTATTCAGGTCAGGTCCCGTGGTGTAATATAAATCATTGTGTGAAACAAATGCAATGGAATCTTCTGTTGGAGCCCAAGTGGCATATAATAAAGGTGGCTGATCACTTCGCGTTCTCACCCTCTGGGGAGCCAATGGTGTTGTCTCGCTAGAACAAAATTGGATAGATATTGCTAAAGCAGTTatgattttttaatatgttcagAATGTGAACCTGCATCATATCTTACATTTTTACAAAGTTAAAGAGAGAGTTGCAGAATATGTCCAATTCTTCACAAAAAATGCTGTACTACTCATCACATTTAACTCATCATAATGTATTTCATGGGTGCACTAACAAAGTATCACAAAGCTTCAAGAAGTGGAAATGACCTACTCACCCAGTCTCAAGGTTAAGAATTGTATGGCGAGCCAAGTAGGAATACCGGAATAGCTGCAAACATGGAATAAGAAAATGATGACCTCCACAGTAAAAGGAAATCCAAGAACACTCAAATTATGAAGACTTCAAATTTACCTGACATACAAATGAATTAAATTTgcaaaaatcaatattttctataaaaattcTGCTTTGCAATAACTATCAAGAAGTTTTCAGGTTACTTATAAAACTTGGAGTACATAAGAAATACCGTAATTACTCTTTGACAATACTATATTATCCAACATGCTGATGATTTTTAAGACCTACAAACAACTATGTCAAAATGACTGCATAAGCtctataataataacattcattCTATAACTTCTCATAATCTATAAGTCAATCAAGCTATGACTTGTAAGTTCTAGAGTGCACTACACAATTTTTTTCCAAGGTTTCATGTGCCATACATAAGATGAGTAGATTCTCCAATATGTAACCCatctttaaatattaataaagcaATATTATGTTTGTGAAATAAACTGCCTCCCCAAAGTAGCAAATTCTTCTTTGGTTCCATACTGCACTTTTGCCTCATTAATGGAGTATGAGTCACATATGGAGTCTCTTTAATTCGTGTACTGTTCAGCCAGGTCAACTCCTAGATGCCCGGATGGACATATCACTGTAAGCAGTCATGTGTTACATACTCCACTACATAAGACTTTAGGAAAATACTTAATCTAATGATGCTGTGAAGAAATACCATTTACATCTATGTTTTGTGCTCTTTTAAAAAGCAGTTTTAATGCACTGCAAAACTCAATAGTACTGTAAATCCCTTAAAATACATTATCCCAGCATCAGTGTAACAAAAACTTGTTGAGTTTCAATTCACTATCTCCCCATAAGAATATTAGGAATGATTTTAGAATGTTTTCCTTATCAATGAAATTAGATTTAAATGAGAATATCATACCTTCTGAACATCATGAACAAAAAGAAGATATTTtctgcttggagacaagctgtACTTGAAAGGGCGCCATTCTTgctgtaaattaaataaaaacaccatTATAGACATAAAATAATCAGTACACTCAGAAATAATGTAATACTGGCAACAATTAATGCCTATAAACAAACTCCCTGATCcaacaagagaagagagagaaatgtaataaaaaaaaaaaggcaattcaGAAGAAAAGCAAAATACATTACCATAAATTCCTTAGAAACTAATTCTTTCGGAAGCGGTGTCCCTACAGTGAATATGTTGAGTGCACCCTCTTCTGTCCTGTACAAAAACTCATTAtctgcaataaaagaaaatagggaTATTTAATGATGGATACAGGCATCCCAGCAAACACGAGTATTGGTCGTACATTGATCCATTACTGGAAATCCAGACTTTTGGACATTGGCAAGAATGATCAGAAGCATTGGTCCAATTGTTATCCATTTGCACACCGGGCCCTTAATGGCACTGTATCGAAAGAGGTTTGGACCAATACATGCAATCGATAATAATTCCAATGCATGCATTGGAATATATAGTAGAACAATTATTGGGCAGATGCTGGCATGATTACCAGTATCCAATTTATATGTCTGCATAAAAgtgttaaattattttcaaaaataattttgtctatACCTAAATACTTGCCACTATCACCCTATAATACTTTGATCAAAATGAATTTAGATGAATATGTAATATAGAGATACATAAGGGTACGCTTTTTGCCAGGAAGACTATGAAAGAAATGTGTTATCTCTATGTACAGCACCCTGTTGTATTTAGTTACTgacaaaatgatttttgaaaattatttaaacacttttatGCAGACACAATCAGTCAAAACTGTTCTGTGATAAGTTTTGTGGCtgttatgtaaacaatgatttaaaTTAAAGCATTAACACAAAAAAATAGGATTCCGTTATACTGGTGTTAAAATCAAAATAGTTacaattccatttttattcagaagGCAAAAAATGGTTTACAAAACAATTAACTTCCCTACAGTCGCAGTAACTACCTGATTTGCTTTGCTCATTATTGTACCTTCAGGACTAACACTGGTAAGATAAAGAACTGAGAAACTACTTACAACATCCACATATTCTTtagtacagaattttttttttcatgataatcTCATAGTAAGCTATTTTGATCACCATTTCACCAGACACTGCACCTCACATTTACTCCATGGAGATGAGTACTACTTGAGTTATCGGTTGCCGAGTGACTTCTTTCCATCCTTCAATCCATCAAACACATACATGGATGCCAAGTGTTGCTCGTCTCATAATGTAATTTCCAaccataataatttaaataattccaTCAGCAATCAATATCATTTGAATTCATATCTTTATTAATGTCTATATAAGTAGCTATGTACAATAAAAAGTATTATGACTGTTTTCAAAGCACGTTTTCTACGTGTGCATCGTTTCACAAatgaattttaaacaaaacaatacGTGAACGATAATATGTTTTACAGACATCGTAGGgtaatctctgagagagagagagagagagagagagagagagagagagagagagagagagagatagagagagagaagaagcgagagagagaggagagatgagagagagaggggggggggggggggggggggcaagcacCTAGTATGAGTGTTGCAAGTAAGGACTAAGGAGAAGTTGACGGTGAACTTGAGTCTTACCAGAAATCCACGTTCCATTAAAAGATGCAGCAGAAAAAGTACCGTTAAGCACTTCTGCCAAGTCTATCCCTCTACGATCAGATGTAAGGGCTGATGATGTAGGGGCACCCGCTTCGTTCCTGCCAGTGGGAAAACAAACGGAATCTTAACTCAGATCTCCCAATGTgagaatatacaatattaatCCATTACATGCTTATTTTCGTTATGCTGCTTTTGTCCTTTTGTaagctataattatatatttttaaatagatatgtataaaacCAAAGCGGTTTTAGAAATGATTGAAATGACGGTAACTATATCAACAAGGAACCAAAAGACGAAAAGGAGGGGAAAATAATGCATTATGAGAGAGAAGAAACTTGACTCAATCCCGCATAAACAGTTTAGTAAAAGGGCAAAACCCATTAAGGTACATGCATTAAATACCCATGACTTACCCGCGTGTTAATACGATGATGGCAATGGCCGCTGACACCACCAGCATGACACCGATGGTTCCTATCAGCAGGTTCCGCCATATTCGAGGTTTCGTTGACCCCACTAGCTCCTGTAACACAAAATGTAATCAACATCTGCTGACGTGTTTTGTATGGTATACTAACTGGGTGACAATTCTGCTATTTACTtcatgaaaagaatatttttaaacaaacaaatatacaatatatattatatatatatatatattatatatatatatatatatatagatatatatagaaatacatacttacataaattGAAATagcatttttagtatttttttctatttacacaataattttcttttatttatatttgtatctatTCATAGCATTTTCCATACTACTAAAAGGCCTTGACTTACGGCTTAAGCTGATGTAATTTTTCATCTTGGTTTCAAATCTGCACCAAGTTGCAAACACAGGTGCATTAACCATTTCTACCAATATTGACAAAGTACGGGTACTCATTACTGTTTTATGTACAACTTATGTAATATATTAGTTACCAAACATATCAACAAAACAGACTATACAATATTTGGTCCATATATTAAACTACTGTCCATGCAAACGCACTTGCATTTACGAGTCACCACTCAAAAGTACCAGATGAAGATAATGGCCCTAAACATCCGCATTTTGATGGAAATATTTGGATTTCATTCACGGAAATTCGTCATACTTGAActcctgtcaattttttttttttaaatcacggtTTCCATTTTAGATGAGCTCGCTATTTATATGCTAATGTATATTAAACATTGCGCCAATAAGGTTATCTGGCATCATAGCATGAACTGATCTTGATTTTGTTCAAGAAACTATTTAACCAACCATCACATGCGAATATGGCATTGTATCGAATGGTTCTCTTACTTATTAAATTCTGAACGATTTCACCCTAATAATTATCATGTTTCGTGTCTgactacctcaaccaacaaacaCCTTGTGGACATGTTATGGCGgcgaatgtagtatatatatatatatatatatatatatatatatatatatatatatatatatatatatatatatacacacacacacacataaccatCGTCCTGTGGTCAAATAGCTCCTACGTAATTGCTCCTGCATGATCCGTGTGTGATCCCGAACGGAACAGTATATACGTGGTTCCTGAAAAATTTACTCTCTGGACCGAAGCAGTGAATTATATAACTGCTAAGCAGTGTGGAGAAGGCAGAAGGTTAATGTCAAATAAAGCCATCCCTTTCTGATAAAGGGGAGAT
This portion of the Macrobrachium nipponense isolate FS-2020 chromosome 10, ASM1510439v2, whole genome shotgun sequence genome encodes:
- the LOC135223599 gene encoding dipeptidyl peptidase 4-like isoform X4 translates to MPRTGSSYDMRNETELVGSTKPRIWRNLLIGTIGVMLVVSAAIAIIVLTRGNEAGAPTSSALTSDRRGIDLAEVLNGTFSAASFNGTWISDNEFLYRTEEGALNIFTVGTPLPKELVSKEFMQEWRPFKYSLSPSRKYLLFVHDVQKLFRYSYLARHTILNLETGETTPLAPQRVRTRSDQPPLLYATWAPTEDSIAFVSHNDLYYTTGPDLNTMYRLTDTGQIGSIFNGIPDWVYEEEILSSNSALWFGPNSRRLTFATFNDSHVDTMNFPLYGRPGDLAFQYPIQQSIKYPKPGRANPVVDLWVVDLAKLVSGSGDTVTRLSPPSSLSTVDHYFTTVGWATPNIVSVIWMNRHQNVDTLSICNADTGVCTDDLVHESPDKSWNDLYTAPEFDDNGGNTYLIILPTHQADKGHFKHINLRRSSDKTLTPLTTGTYEVVEILSWDQKNHVVYFTAAPSGKPGQRHIYYVGDLESSQPKQAYCITCGFKNDFGEECNYNSADFSKESQYYVLTCSGPGIPQVTLHKTSDHSRLMLLEDNQDIRDRLLDRSLPLEKRLEIDIEGGHKAQVSMKLPPKYNPTLFQTYPMLVYVYGGPGSQLVSDKFRIDWGDYLASERDIIYTSIDGRGSGYSGDKLLHALYYGLGTAEVEDQIAVTSALQKSFQFIDSSRTAIWGWSYGGYVTASALSKDVGNVFKCGISVAPVTSWIYYDTVYTERYMGLPTPDDNLRAYIASDITKNVTNFKNKEFFLIHGTADDNVHYQQSMMLSRALEVNDILFRSQSYPDENHGLAGVKKHHYHSMEDFLNDCFNQT